In Calditrichia bacterium, the following are encoded in one genomic region:
- a CDS encoding sugar transferase produces the protein MLKRNWRFVYTMLVMIGDFIMINAAFRLALYLRFPEMEEPLSKYFEPWLFINLIFFPLAAILGLYRSVYSSPILHQKQHLKIMTYYLGLLTMSYLFLIKGHEFSRGVVIIFLMSQYIILEIMHSLMHKINLRLFNKGFGNQRILVVGTDLSALRFTEILTDAYGDYYDLRGFIANGTPHHHPEIAPHIIGKYHDVDTIIPEQGIDKVFIVSDSMLEKKYEPIRKACEHFGVAVKMVSPDVKKLMNQIKVKDVTGVPLSTDSRRLRVPVWQSRLKRVFDLIILAFASILLIPVGTIIAAMIRFTSKGPVFFKQRRSLYKGGPEFWFYKFRTMYDNADDMKDKIWANNETNGALFKMKDDPRVTPVGKFLRKYSLDEIPQFINVLKGDMSIVGPRPLPINDFNKIKNGKVNYDWYAKRGNTKPGITGLWQISGRSNLSFEEMCLLDLYYIENQSIFFDMEILFETIPVAFLGKGAY, from the coding sequence ATGCTAAAACGGAATTGGCGATTCGTCTATACGATGCTCGTCATGATTGGCGATTTCATCATGATCAACGCTGCTTTCCGGCTGGCGCTGTATCTCCGTTTCCCGGAAATGGAAGAACCTCTTTCAAAGTACTTTGAGCCCTGGCTGTTTATCAACCTGATCTTTTTCCCGCTGGCCGCCATCCTCGGGCTCTACCGGAGTGTTTACAGCAGTCCGATATTACACCAGAAACAGCACCTCAAAATAATGACCTATTACCTCGGTCTGCTCACGATGTCCTATCTCTTTTTGATAAAGGGCCATGAGTTTTCCCGTGGCGTGGTAATTATCTTTCTGATGTCCCAATACATCATTCTGGAAATCATGCACTCCCTGATGCATAAAATCAACCTGCGCCTGTTCAATAAGGGATTTGGCAATCAGCGGATACTGGTGGTCGGCACCGATCTGTCCGCCCTTCGCTTTACCGAAATCCTGACCGATGCATACGGCGATTATTACGATTTGCGCGGGTTTATCGCCAATGGCACCCCCCATCACCATCCCGAAATCGCCCCGCATATTATCGGTAAATACCACGATGTGGACACGATTATCCCGGAACAGGGCATCGACAAAGTGTTTATTGTCAGCGATTCCATGCTGGAAAAGAAATACGAACCGATCCGCAAAGCCTGCGAACATTTTGGGGTTGCGGTTAAAATGGTGTCGCCGGATGTTAAAAAACTGATGAACCAGATCAAGGTAAAAGATGTTACCGGCGTACCGCTGTCCACGGACAGCCGGCGCTTGCGGGTGCCGGTGTGGCAGTCCCGCCTGAAACGGGTCTTCGATTTAATCATTTTGGCATTTGCCAGTATTTTGCTCATACCCGTCGGGACCATCATTGCGGCGATGATCCGCTTTACCTCAAAAGGTCCTGTTTTTTTCAAACAAAGGCGTTCACTGTATAAAGGCGGACCGGAATTCTGGTTCTACAAATTCCGCACCATGTATGACAATGCCGATGACATGAAAGATAAAATTTGGGCAAATAACGAAACCAACGGCGCATTGTTCAAAATGAAGGATGATCCCCGGGTAACGCCGGTCGGCAAATTCCTCCGCAAATACAGCCTGGATGAAATTCCCCAATTTATTAATGTATTAAAAGGGGATATGAGCATCGTTGGACCGCGTCCCTTGCCGATCAATGATTTTAACAAAATCAAAAATGGCAAAGTGAACTACGATTGGTATGCCAAGCGCGGGAACACCAAACCGGGCATTACCGGATTGTGGCAAATTTCCGGCAGAAGCAACCTGTCGTTTGAGGAAATGTGTTTGCTGGATCTCTATTATATCGAAAACCAGTCCATTTTCTTTGATATGGAGATCCTGTTTGAAACGATTCCGGTAGCTTTCCTCGGTAAAGGCGCCTATTGA
- a CDS encoding tetratricopeptide repeat protein, whose amino-acid sequence MAITKDLSLVAVEIRKWDLETNKIGITSFFVMDNQEKSLEFIVNIMQPPEMVEEFLGKLRYEAELKLKSENGTDEFSINFENETFLRQKVYNYFKRITSELNSTKRKKGQPRMIFTTHMDIYNETQDITFLQQRLQFYVVLNWSRKYYEREEFKKAVEPLRKLIKINPGYGPGYQMLARSLKKIRKYDEAMRYYERYAEVENTTEAWLDLAKSYRKGKVFDKSEAIYNRILADDPKNPEARIGIAQIRYATQDQEYIKLLDEIFKDSPDWTRSWLKEEFNFRIYTNDKMGLSPNQAAKFMGYDKIFDLTQRAFRNEIPSHFNPSRARLSFFKEELENWAQMMNRFNCLPGEVKLYPDRIHAEDAEMDEAEAAPAQNASTNNDSGSKNSTKVEEILTQLRARKAQRLAEASGNPQPRKNQPVNLTHQKPAKPQAVEVEETPAKRKRGRPRKTD is encoded by the coding sequence ATGGCAATCACCAAAGATTTAAGTCTTGTTGCAGTTGAGATCCGGAAATGGGATCTTGAAACGAACAAGATCGGTATTACCAGTTTTTTCGTAATGGATAATCAGGAAAAATCACTCGAATTTATCGTTAACATCATGCAACCCCCGGAAATGGTTGAAGAATTTTTAGGGAAATTGCGTTACGAAGCAGAGCTTAAACTGAAATCCGAAAACGGTACAGATGAATTTTCCATTAATTTTGAAAATGAGACGTTTCTGCGTCAAAAAGTATATAACTATTTCAAACGAATTACATCGGAACTGAACAGTACCAAGCGCAAAAAAGGTCAACCACGAATGATCTTTACGACGCATATGGATATTTACAACGAAACGCAGGACATCACATTTCTGCAGCAACGCCTCCAGTTTTACGTTGTGCTAAACTGGTCTCGGAAATATTACGAACGTGAAGAATTTAAAAAAGCGGTCGAGCCATTGCGAAAACTGATCAAGATAAATCCCGGTTATGGTCCGGGCTATCAAATGCTGGCACGATCACTCAAGAAAATTCGAAAATACGACGAAGCCATGCGCTATTACGAGCGTTATGCGGAAGTTGAAAACACAACCGAAGCGTGGCTCGATCTGGCAAAATCGTATCGCAAAGGCAAGGTATTTGACAAATCCGAAGCCATTTACAATCGTATTTTAGCTGACGACCCGAAAAATCCCGAAGCACGAATCGGCATTGCCCAAATCCGCTACGCCACACAGGATCAGGAGTATATCAAATTACTGGATGAAATATTCAAAGATTCGCCGGACTGGACCCGCAGTTGGTTGAAAGAAGAATTTAATTTCCGGATTTATACCAATGACAAAATGGGATTGTCTCCCAACCAGGCGGCGAAATTTATGGGTTATGACAAAATTTTTGACCTGACCCAGCGGGCATTTCGCAACGAGATTCCATCACATTTTAATCCGTCCAGAGCACGACTGAGCTTTTTTAAAGAGGAGTTGGAAAACTGGGCGCAAATGATGAATCGCTTCAACTGCCTGCCCGGCGAAGTCAAGTTGTATCCGGACAGAATTCATGCAGAAGATGCGGAGATGGATGAAGCGGAAGCCGCACCGGCACAAAATGCATCTACGAACAATGATTCCGGTAGTAAAAACTCAACCAAAGTTGAAGAGATACTGACCCAGCTTCGGGCGCGAAAAGCCCAGCGATTGGCAGAAGCCAGCGGTAATCCGCAACCGCGCAAAAATCAACCGGTCAATCTCACTCACCAAAAGCCAGCTAAACCGCAGGCGGTAGAGGTTGAAGAAACACCGGCGAAACGTAAACGAGGACGTCCCCGTAAAACGGATTGA
- a CDS encoding pyridoxal-phosphate dependent enzyme: MSYFLNYQCSGCQKEYDIYTTNFRCVACSDPLFAVYDLYKARKELQGFQNYHFTSIWGFEDLLPIKEQQQPVSLGEGNTPIYRLERIAKSLNVQNIFLKQEANNPGGSMRDREMSVLISAIQPFRYETCFAESIGTSSVSFSMYCAAAQQKNLLMTSDTFPEQLAQECREFGTNVKRIQWTATEREKMRATALASSERIFDQTEQGFTFRIEGAKTIFYELFLQFHRKMPDVMVLPLGDGVLVMGLWKALSEFKKLGFLKNVTLPKIWLVQSSKFPALSLFMKQLKSEIPEVTDSIAADLYCTNTVLYPLISKILNTLSLNIIHIEDDEMIDACKRLARKEGIQTSVEGGACMAAVQQLISLNQEHTKQNFLIINPSSGIRRAWNAD, encoded by the coding sequence ATGAGTTATTTTCTGAACTACCAGTGCTCAGGGTGCCAAAAAGAATACGATATATATACCACAAATTTTCGCTGTGTAGCGTGCTCAGACCCGTTATTTGCGGTTTATGACCTATATAAAGCACGCAAAGAATTGCAAGGTTTTCAAAACTACCATTTTACATCAATTTGGGGATTTGAGGATCTTCTACCGATTAAAGAACAGCAGCAACCGGTCAGTTTGGGAGAAGGTAACACACCCATTTATCGATTGGAACGGATTGCCAAATCTTTAAATGTTCAGAATATTTTTTTAAAACAAGAGGCAAACAATCCCGGTGGCTCAATGCGCGATCGGGAAATGAGCGTATTGATTTCTGCAATACAGCCATTCAGATACGAGACCTGTTTTGCAGAAAGTATCGGGACGTCAAGCGTATCATTCAGCATGTATTGTGCGGCTGCACAACAAAAAAACTTGCTGATGACCAGCGATACGTTTCCTGAACAATTAGCACAGGAATGTCGTGAGTTTGGCACAAATGTAAAGCGTATTCAATGGACCGCCACCGAACGCGAAAAAATGCGGGCAACGGCTTTAGCTTCATCAGAACGGATTTTTGATCAAACGGAACAGGGTTTCACTTTTCGGATAGAAGGTGCAAAAACAATATTTTACGAGCTTTTTTTACAATTTCATAGAAAGATGCCCGACGTAATGGTGCTACCATTGGGTGACGGTGTTCTGGTTATGGGATTGTGGAAAGCACTCAGCGAATTCAAAAAGCTCGGTTTTCTGAAAAACGTGACATTACCCAAAATCTGGCTGGTCCAGAGCAGCAAATTTCCGGCGCTTTCCTTGTTTATGAAGCAGTTGAAATCGGAAATCCCGGAAGTGACAGATTCAATAGCAGCGGATCTTTATTGTACGAACACAGTATTATACCCCTTGATCAGCAAGATATTGAACACACTTTCGTTGAATATCATTCACATTGAGGATGATGAGATGATTGACGCCTGTAAACGGTTGGCCCGTAAAGAGGGAATTCAAACATCTGTTGAAGGCGGTGCCTGTATGGCTGCTGTTCAACAATTAATATCACTAAATCAGGAACATACAAAGCAAAATTTCCTGATCATTAACCCGTCTTCCGGCATACGTCGTGCCTGGAATGCTGATTGA
- a CDS encoding HAD family phosphatase: MIEHIIFDLGNVLIDIHPEKTLDELAERTGKSRTELQDFFLSPTHLNFMGGTLSPTEFYREFVNRYDCDISYYRFAAIWKRLIGEPKTGIASLIHRLSGNYTLSVCSNTDPLHWRVAQKNCTFLINFNFFFLSYKLNLLKPETAIYHAMITSLKTVPEKCVFIDDTRENVQSAKSIGIHAIHADTIETMLKELSKIEVL, from the coding sequence ATGATTGAACACATTATTTTTGATTTGGGCAATGTCCTGATTGATATTCACCCCGAAAAAACGCTAGACGAACTTGCTGAACGCACCGGAAAATCCCGAACGGAACTACAAGATTTTTTTCTATCGCCCACCCATTTAAATTTTATGGGCGGAACGCTCTCGCCCACTGAATTTTACCGTGAATTTGTTAACCGGTACGATTGCGACATTAGCTACTACCGTTTTGCGGCAATATGGAAAAGACTCATTGGCGAACCAAAAACCGGTATTGCATCACTTATTCATAGGCTATCCGGGAATTACACGCTGAGTGTTTGTTCAAATACGGATCCGCTGCATTGGCGGGTTGCACAAAAAAATTGCACCTTCCTTATTAATTTTAATTTCTTTTTTCTCTCTTACAAACTCAATTTATTGAAGCCGGAAACGGCCATTTACCACGCCATGATTACATCACTTAAAACGGTACCCGAAAAGTGCGTGTTTATTGACGATACCCGCGAAAATGTCCAATCAGCCAAATCCATTGGCATCCATGCGATCCACGCAGACACTATTGAAACAATGTTAAAAGAATTGTCAAAAATCGAAGTATTATAA
- a CDS encoding DUF1343 domain-containing protein, with the protein MQVLTGLDILKKNNFNLFKGRKTGLVCNQASVAGTLEHAVDLFYAAHQSGKLSLNALFGPQHGLWGHTQDNMIEWEGGFKDPRTMVPVYSLYGENRKPTQKMLDGLEVLVIDMQDVGAKYYTFIWTMALCMEACQENNIEVVVLDRPNPIGGTQVEGPFRHGEFTSFVGWHDMAIRHGLTIGEIAKYLLHYHYPDCQLTVVEMQGWKRDMYFEATGLPFAMPSPNIPATESTVVYPGQCLLEATNISEGRGTTRPFELFGAAFVDGWQFAEAMQSYHLPGVVFRPLLFQPTFHKFADEICGGCFIHVVNRQMFKPFLTTIALLREMIHLYPDDFAWKNPPYEYEYIKMPFDILASNDWLRQMLEAQAPLAEMEARWLPDTAEFEEIRKPFLLY; encoded by the coding sequence ATGCAGGTTTTGACAGGATTGGATATCCTTAAAAAAAACAATTTCAATTTGTTCAAAGGGCGTAAAACCGGGCTGGTTTGCAATCAGGCATCCGTTGCCGGAACGCTGGAACACGCTGTCGATTTGTTTTATGCGGCGCATCAGTCCGGCAAATTGTCGCTAAATGCGCTGTTTGGCCCGCAACACGGACTTTGGGGACATACCCAGGACAATATGATTGAATGGGAAGGCGGTTTTAAAGATCCCCGGACAATGGTGCCGGTTTACTCGCTGTATGGCGAGAATCGCAAGCCCACACAAAAAATGCTGGATGGGCTGGAAGTGCTCGTCATCGATATGCAGGATGTCGGCGCAAAATATTATACGTTTATCTGGACGATGGCGCTTTGCATGGAAGCCTGTCAGGAGAACAATATCGAAGTTGTTGTGCTCGATCGCCCCAACCCGATTGGCGGCACTCAGGTGGAAGGTCCTTTTCGCCACGGCGAGTTCACCAGTTTTGTGGGTTGGCACGATATGGCTATTCGCCACGGGTTGACCATTGGCGAGATCGCCAAATATTTGCTGCATTATCATTATCCCGACTGTCAGCTAACCGTTGTAGAAATGCAGGGCTGGAAACGCGATATGTATTTTGAAGCAACCGGCTTACCTTTTGCGATGCCATCACCGAACATCCCGGCTACTGAAAGCACGGTTGTCTATCCCGGTCAATGCTTATTGGAGGCAACCAATATATCCGAAGGTCGGGGAACAACGCGTCCGTTTGAGCTGTTTGGCGCGGCGTTTGTGGATGGCTGGCAATTTGCTGAAGCCATGCAATCGTATCATTTGCCGGGTGTTGTGTTTCGTCCGCTGCTGTTCCAACCGACATTTCACAAATTTGCAGATGAAATTTGCGGTGGCTGTTTTATTCATGTGGTAAATCGTCAAATGTTTAAGCCATTCCTGACAACCATTGCGCTGTTGCGGGAAATGATTCATCTCTACCCGGATGATTTCGCATGGAAAAATCCGCCGTATGAATATGAATACATCAAAATGCCCTTTGATATTCTGGCATCCAACGACTGGCTGCGCCAAATGCTGGAAGCGCAGGCGCCGTTAGCGGAAATGGAAGCACGCTGGCTGCCGGATACCGCGGAATTTGAAGAAATCCGCAAGCCGTTTTTGCTGTATTAA
- a CDS encoding RDD family protein, whose translation MNRVNISTTQNVSISYEIANIGERILATLIDWFILLGFAFAMLFLSSNAIIPGEISGWAIFFVIGFYDLICEITMNGQSIGKRARNIKVAKLDGSQPTLSSYLLRWMLRLVDFTITSGAGAILSILFTSTGQRLGDLAAGTTVIKIGQNVSITDTILTRIEDDYQPTYPQVHQLTDEDAAIIKEVLNTAPRLPDAKTRRLVIRKAAEQIAQKMGLAPDLAPEMFLDTVLKDYNHYNGTVE comes from the coding sequence ATGAACCGTGTGAACATCTCCACTACCCAAAATGTTTCCATTTCATACGAAATTGCCAATATCGGCGAGCGGATTTTGGCTACTTTGATCGACTGGTTTATCCTGTTGGGATTTGCATTCGCGATGTTATTTCTATCGAGCAACGCCATTATTCCCGGCGAAATTAGCGGTTGGGCAATATTTTTTGTTATCGGATTTTACGACCTGATTTGCGAAATAACCATGAACGGGCAAAGCATCGGGAAGCGGGCGCGGAACATCAAAGTTGCCAAACTGGACGGTTCGCAACCGACATTGAGCAGTTATTTATTGCGTTGGATGTTACGTCTGGTTGATTTTACGATAACTTCCGGTGCGGGCGCAATTCTTTCAATTTTGTTTACATCCACCGGGCAACGGCTTGGGGATTTGGCAGCCGGAACAACAGTCATCAAAATCGGGCAAAATGTATCCATTACCGATACAATTTTAACCCGAATTGAGGACGATTATCAACCGACTTACCCGCAAGTTCACCAGTTGACCGATGAAGATGCGGCGATTATCAAAGAAGTGCTGAACACCGCACCGCGATTGCCGGACGCCAAAACCCGTCGATTGGTGATCCGTAAAGCGGCGGAACAGATTGCCCAAAAAATGGGATTGGCACCGGATTTAGCGCCGGAAATGTTTCTCGACACCGTTTTAAAAGATTACAATCATTACAACGGCACCGTTGAATAA
- a CDS encoding DUF58 domain-containing protein, producing MKSMLQMIKDLYLAPRLYQAIGAVAVLHILSYFFRSLTFVAEIAGVTLLFFSLIDMLLLFRQNSVIFARRELPERFSNGDENNVRVFIENRFAFQIQTSVLDELPFQFQIRDAGYDVALSPGETRHISYSLRPVARGEYHFGTLNVYVSTPVGLIKRRFRFETNGAMVPAYPSFIQMRKYELMAISNRLTEAGIKKVRRIGHTMEFDQIREYVRGDDHRTINWKATARKRALMVNHYQDERSQQVYSVIDMGRVMQMPFNELSLLDYAINASLVISNIALLKQDRAGIITFSHKIGSILPAERTPGQMRKVMETLYNQRTDFLESDHQSVYLTLLRRLNQRSLILLFTNFETLTALKRQLTYLRRIARRHLLVVIFFENTELKGILHSAAETPEMVYRKTIAEQFSYEKRQIVKELQRSGIFAILTSPENLTVATINQYLQLKARGLI from the coding sequence ATGAAATCAATGCTCCAAATGATCAAAGATTTGTATCTGGCACCGCGATTATATCAGGCAATCGGCGCGGTTGCCGTGCTGCACATTCTGAGCTATTTTTTCCGCTCGCTGACGTTTGTCGCGGAAATTGCCGGAGTGACACTGCTATTTTTTTCACTGATCGACATGCTATTGCTGTTTCGCCAAAACAGCGTCATTTTTGCGAGGCGGGAATTGCCGGAGCGCTTTTCCAACGGCGATGAAAACAATGTCCGGGTTTTCATCGAAAACAGATTTGCATTTCAAATACAAACATCCGTATTAGATGAGTTACCGTTTCAATTCCAGATTCGCGATGCCGGGTACGATGTCGCGCTGTCACCAGGAGAAACGCGCCACATTTCCTATTCGTTGCGTCCGGTGGCGCGTGGCGAATATCATTTCGGCACGTTGAATGTTTACGTTTCAACGCCGGTTGGTTTGATCAAACGGCGCTTTCGCTTCGAAACGAATGGCGCGATGGTTCCCGCCTATCCCTCGTTTATCCAGATGCGTAAATATGAATTGATGGCGATTTCTAACCGGCTAACCGAAGCGGGTATTAAAAAAGTGCGTCGGATCGGACACACAATGGAGTTCGACCAGATTCGCGAATACGTTCGCGGCGATGACCACCGCACCATCAATTGGAAAGCCACTGCCCGCAAACGGGCGCTGATGGTCAACCACTATCAGGATGAACGGTCGCAACAGGTGTACAGCGTGATTGATATGGGGCGGGTGATGCAGATGCCGTTCAACGAATTGTCGCTGCTGGATTATGCCATCAACGCCAGTTTGGTGATTTCCAACATCGCATTGCTGAAACAGGATCGCGCCGGCATCATCACATTTTCTCATAAAATTGGCAGCATTTTACCGGCAGAACGCACGCCCGGACAAATGCGCAAAGTGATGGAAACGCTTTACAACCAACGGACTGATTTTCTGGAATCGGATCACCAGTCTGTGTATCTCACACTTTTGCGAAGGTTAAATCAACGCAGCCTGATTTTACTGTTCACCAATTTTGAAACGCTCACCGCGTTGAAACGGCAACTCACCTATTTACGGCGCATTGCCCGGCGTCATTTGCTGGTCGTGATTTTTTTTGAGAATACCGAATTGAAGGGTATTTTGCACAGCGCAGCGGAAACCCCGGAAATGGTTTATCGCAAAACAATTGCCGAGCAATTTTCCTATGAAAAACGGCAGATTGTCAAAGAATTACAGCGCTCCGGTATTTTTGCGATCCTGACGTCACCGGAAAATCTAACGGTTGCAACCATCAATCAATATCTGCAGCTAAAAGCGCGCGGATTGATTTAA
- a CDS encoding MoxR family ATPase — MDEISKQPPRVDVGDLQEARNRIRAEIRKIIVGQENMVDLLIAALLADGHVLIEGVPGVAKTLAARLLARTLSVAFGRIQFTPDLMPSDILGTNVFNQSSATFEFNHGPIFANIVLIDEINRAPAKTQAALFEVMEERQITMDGKLYPMDQPFMVVATQNPVEHEGTYRLPEAQLDRFLFKISVPYPNLDQEKHILREFHDRGNRNDLNSIQPVLNVAEILSLKAKVRAIHIEEKLLDYIATFADQTRNHPSLYLGASPRASLALLTAAKAMAALRNRDFVTPEDIQDVITPTLQHRLLLTPEKEMEGQTTEVVIRDILQRLEIPR; from the coding sequence ATGGATGAAATTTCAAAACAACCGCCGAGAGTCGATGTCGGCGATTTGCAGGAAGCCCGGAATCGCATCCGCGCGGAAATTCGCAAAATTATTGTCGGTCAGGAAAATATGGTCGATTTGCTCATTGCCGCGCTGCTGGCAGATGGACATGTGCTCATCGAAGGTGTGCCCGGCGTTGCCAAAACGCTGGCTGCACGGCTGCTGGCGCGCACCCTTTCCGTCGCGTTCGGACGCATCCAGTTTACGCCGGATTTGATGCCGTCGGATATTTTGGGCACCAACGTTTTCAATCAAAGCAGCGCAACATTCGAGTTTAATCACGGACCGATATTTGCGAATATTGTGCTCATCGACGAAATCAATCGAGCACCGGCAAAAACGCAAGCTGCACTATTTGAAGTGATGGAAGAACGACAGATCACGATGGATGGCAAATTGTATCCGATGGATCAGCCGTTTATGGTGGTCGCCACCCAAAATCCGGTTGAGCACGAGGGCACCTATCGACTGCCGGAAGCACAGTTGGACCGGTTCCTATTCAAAATTTCGGTGCCATATCCCAATCTGGATCAGGAAAAACACATTCTGCGGGAATTTCACGACCGCGGGAATCGCAACGATCTCAACAGCATCCAACCGGTGCTGAACGTGGCGGAAATTTTATCGCTGAAAGCAAAAGTGCGCGCCATACATATCGAAGAAAAATTGCTGGATTATATCGCCACATTTGCCGACCAAACCCGTAATCATCCGTCGCTGTATTTGGGCGCATCGCCTCGGGCGTCGCTGGCATTATTGACCGCAGCAAAAGCGATGGCCGCGCTGCGCAACCGCGATTTCGTAACGCCGGAAGATATTCAGGATGTAATCACGCCGACGCTGCAACACCGGCTGCTGCTCACGCCGGAAAAAGAAATGGAAGGGCAAACCACGGAAGTCGTTATCCGGGATATTTTACAGCGGCTGGAAATTCCGCGTTAA
- a CDS encoding DUF4129 domain-containing protein has translation MMQRLPVFGIATLLLLLILPVYSNSDSVTTDSSNIEIRLPNEQQIETFRNNPDFKYDRKSKTGVSLFERAETWFWEKVLQFLLMPAYSWLRYLILYSFIALAFGYAYYKLRGQQWQALFAEKSDLSVRFSEHPENLQTLDLPALIQEAEQQQQFRLAVRWQFLKILKELEIAGMIRWHPHKTNRAYLSELGETAVQHDFSEIIAVYEYAWYGHFDVEANQYQRVSAQFSHFRNEIKTMV, from the coding sequence ATGATGCAACGTTTACCTGTTTTCGGAATCGCTACTTTGTTGTTATTATTGATTTTACCTGTCTATTCAAATTCTGACAGCGTTACGACAGATTCCAGCAACATCGAAATACGCCTGCCCAACGAACAGCAAATCGAAACCTTTCGCAACAACCCGGATTTCAAATACGATCGTAAAAGCAAAACCGGCGTTTCCCTATTTGAGCGCGCCGAAACATGGTTTTGGGAAAAAGTGCTGCAATTTTTGCTGATGCCCGCATATTCCTGGCTGCGATATCTGATCCTCTATTCTTTTATCGCGCTGGCGTTCGGTTACGCCTATTACAAATTGCGCGGCCAGCAATGGCAGGCGTTGTTCGCTGAAAAAAGCGATCTGTCTGTCCGGTTCAGCGAGCATCCCGAAAATTTACAAACGCTGGATTTACCCGCGCTCATCCAAGAAGCGGAGCAGCAACAACAGTTCCGGTTGGCGGTTCGCTGGCAATTTTTGAAAATTCTCAAAGAACTGGAAATCGCCGGAATGATCCGCTGGCACCCTCACAAAACCAATCGCGCATATCTATCCGAGTTGGGCGAAACAGCCGTTCAGCACGATTTTTCGGAAATTATCGCTGTTTACGAATATGCCTGGTATGGTCATTTTGATGTGGAAGCAAATCAGTATCAACGCGTTTCTGCACAATTTTCTCATTTTCGAAATGAAATAAAAACAATGGTTTAA
- a CDS encoding stage II sporulation protein M: protein MKEVAFLKLNAEKWKKLEGLLNNSEPVDADIYAGLFLEITDDLSFARTHFPGSKTTQYLNGLAGKLHQEIYSNKRTDKNRLVTFWKTELPTLYANHRNSLLYSFVIFSIAVMIGTVSTLNDTSFVRLILGDGYVNMTEHNIEKGDPLAVYKDARQLQMFFGITLNNIRVSFLCFSAGILLSVGTAFMLFTNGVMLGTFHTFFYLNSLLGESLLVIYIHGALEISAIIIAGSAGLVLGNSILFPGSFTRRESLQRGAKDGLKIAIGLVPVFIAAGFLESFVTRYTEMPVALSLLIIFGSLAFIGFYFIAYPAYLNQKAKK from the coding sequence ATGAAAGAAGTTGCCTTTCTTAAACTGAATGCCGAAAAATGGAAAAAGCTGGAAGGGTTACTGAACAATTCCGAACCGGTGGACGCAGATATTTACGCCGGTTTATTTCTGGAAATAACCGACGATCTCTCATTCGCCCGCACCCATTTTCCCGGTAGCAAAACAACGCAATACCTCAACGGTTTGGCCGGAAAACTGCATCAGGAAATTTATAGCAACAAACGAACCGATAAAAACCGCCTCGTTACTTTTTGGAAAACCGAACTACCGACACTTTACGCCAACCATCGCAATTCTTTGCTTTACAGCTTTGTCATTTTTTCGATTGCGGTGATGATCGGCACCGTTTCCACACTGAATGACACGTCATTCGTCCGACTGATTTTGGGTGACGGATATGTTAACATGACCGAGCACAACATCGAAAAAGGCGATCCGCTGGCTGTTTACAAAGATGCCCGGCAACTGCAAATGTTTTTTGGGATTACGCTGAACAATATCCGGGTGTCTTTTCTTTGTTTTAGTGCGGGTATTTTGCTATCGGTCGGCACAGCTTTTATGCTATTTACTAACGGCGTGATGTTAGGAACTTTCCACACCTTTTTTTATCTGAATTCGCTGTTGGGCGAATCTTTGCTGGTTATTTATATTCACGGTGCGCTGGAAATTTCGGCAATCATCATTGCCGGTAGCGCCGGATTGGTGTTGGGCAACAGCATTTTGTTTCCCGGTTCATTTACCCGGCGGGAATCGCTGCAACGCGGCGCGAAAGATGGATTGAAAATCGCCATCGGTTTGGTGCCGGTTTTCATAGCTGCCGGATTTCTGGAATCGTTTGTGACCCGATACACCGAAATGCCGGTTGCTTTGAGCCTGTTGATTATTTTTGGCTCGCTCGCATTTATCGGATTTTATTTTATCGCATATCCTGCTTATCTGAACCAAAAGGCAAAAAAATGA